The Dioscorea cayenensis subsp. rotundata cultivar TDr96_F1 chromosome 8, TDr96_F1_v2_PseudoChromosome.rev07_lg8_w22 25.fasta, whole genome shotgun sequence genome segment AAATACGCCTATTAATTAGGGGCAATATGTGTAATTATCTGAAATTATGAAGTTAGGAAATTTATCCTCTtgtttccttaaaaaaaaaatataataatctttttaatatttatgaaaaaaattatcaatataacCTAGTAGAGATTTAGGTCATTTTAGGTTtgaatttttatgtataaaaacacttaaggaggttattttttaaaagcttCCCAATATTTTTCCCCTATTAGGAAATGGGTGTGTCTAAGGCTTATATATAgccttatatatataaggatCAATCCTCTATGCACGTTCACAGATTAAAAATCTGTGAACGTTGTTTTGGACCGTTGGATTTCGATCCAACGGTCGGACACTATTTAATAAACAGTGTTACTGTGTTTATGAACAGTAACACAGTAAAAGGTGGGATGTacagtaaaaacaaaattaaaactaatgaacTCATTAATCTAAGATTAACTTTCACTGTAGCTAAAGGTTAGTGTTACTGTAGCTAGAGAaccttttctatatatatatatatatatatatatacacaccccTTTTAGGAAATAGTTGtgtcaaagattaaaaaaaaaattgttgatatttttataatcttgAGCCGGTTGACATAcctattaaaataatattcttatgataatttgttttaaaatagttATGCATTGATTTAAACTCATAATATTATGATTAGTTTTTTGTAATCATAAATgtataaatgtataaatttcaaaacatgAAATGGTTGGTCTCTGGTTGTTGTATACAATTTCTAAACCCTTGAGGGCGTGTTTGAAAACCATTATAAAGTTTTGAAGATATACATgaaattaacaaatttttttcaaagggTTGGTTTacgaatttatttatttattcaatataaAGTGTATATATTTGAGGATAGTTAGACAGGCCATCTGatagaatttgtttttttttttaaataagaaataggAAAATTAATCAATTGGttgattattttgttgtttattaaaTTGCATGATGGAAAGTTTGGTGAAATAAATAAGACCTCATTAGAACATTTGAAGAATGGGACTTATTAATTCATAAAGTATgcattgtattttattattgtcaGTTCTAATTACTCAAGACTTCATTAATGATGTCAGTGGTTCATGTTCTAATTCTCTAAATGTagataattatttaactttggATTataaatagacttttttttaaaaaaaaaaatcccaaatcatatttaaaaaattttatttttattttttgagtctATGGTTCAATTGGTTCCTTTAGGAATTACAAACTCTAAATTAGTTTGAGACTAGGTATTAGAAACTCTTTATagagataaatttatttttatgagtgTTTTTGACatgtacaaaaatttaaaattgaaatcattttgtttaataaaatcaaGCTTCTATCACTTGAGGCAAACTCTagtacttttaatttttattctgtaTTAACAATGTTTCAATCAAAGatcttacaaaataaaaataaaaaaaataataattcatcattatttattcGTAAGCATATAATTTGCTATATCCTAATTTTCTCTCCTTTTCACTAGGCCTACTTTTCATGTCATTATTGATATAAAATTATGGAGTACGGAGATATACATAAACGCCAAAGTGAgagttcattaaaaattatatatatgtaagtcaTTATATAACTAAACAGGACCAACTTGTACAATATTTTTTAGTTCAGGGACCCAAATGAACTTTCACATGTTACTTCAACACTAaaacttacaaaaatatatatatatatatatataataattactaTAAATGGTAGGGCTCACACAACCTCATCCCACCAAATCCAAAAAGGCCACGTCATCATGTGCTCCACCCACGGTGGCCATGTTTGGCTGGTGGAGGTGTTCACTGTGTCCATGTCATCATGCCACGTAAGCAAACCCTAACAAAtagaattttcaaaaattaataaataaataataaataaaagatgacCACTGTTTCATTCCTCCATTTTGCTTCCTTCTTACTCTATTAATACTCTCccttcttcatctccatcttctttAATGGTTCAACAAGAAGTGATGATGAACACAAGCTTCTTAACCATGGTTGAAGACCGGTTACCACCCGGCTTTCGATTTCATCCTCGAGACGATGAACTGATATGTGACTACCTCTCCGTCAAGCTCTCCGGTGATCATcgaaaactcaactcatgtttCTTCCCTATGATGATTGATATCGATATTAACAAGTGCGAGCCATGGGACCTTCCTGgttagtttctttctttttttttttccccaacttcacacacacacacacacacacatagatatatatatatatatatatatatatatatatattatgttttatttgttatctATGCTTTCTCAATttctctttaatttattattatgaacGATTAAACTTTGAGAAACATGATCATTTAAGAGATGAAGATGATAAAACCTCcccatttttttctaatattttagaatatatatttatatatatatatcacagaATAATTACActaatagaaattttttttgtttgttattattattcttaatttaGAAGGAAGAAAAGTTACATGCTTAAGAAAAGTCTTAAACAATACTGTGATTTCACTGTATATTGATGAGGAAATGGATAAGAGTTTCAAACTTAAAGTTGCCAACTAGTCATCCACTTAAATTGTGATGTATTTGTCCCAAATCTTGTTTTTCTACATGTATCTATTGGTAGGAATAGGTtcaaaaattgtttttcttttcataatttaagttattatttttaaattaactgATGTGGGATGATTATGCTTAATGTCAGAAACTGCGTGCGTTGGAGGAAGGGAATGGTATTTTTTTTGTCTCCGagatcgaaaatatgcatcaGGGTTAAGGACGAATCGGGCAACAATGAGCGGGTACTGGAAGGCTACCGGGAAGGACCGTATGGTGTCACGGAATGCTACCGTTGTCGGAATGAGGAAGACACTGGTTTTCTACGAAGGAAGAGCTCCGAAAGGGAAGAAAACCGATTGGGTCATGCATGAGTTTAGGATGGAAAAACCAACCTTTGACATTGTTCCTCAGGCTTTCTCATGCAAGGTTAGTTTTGTTTtccataaattatttaataatttaataaaaaaaaattaattttatgttcaCCAACATGAAGACCAACACAAGGAAACAAAAGCACAAGAGGCATAGATTGCTATTTATCTTTCTCTTGCAGGGTTAGCTTTTGGTAGTGGtatatactttaattttttttttaccctttttctgtttagttatatgtatatattcatttttctaGACTtctttctcatatatatacacacacatataaattagaaaataatgaCAGCATATTAGATGAATGCAAGTATAATGTTATGCCATATGATAACACAGTAACAAGctcattttaattatcattaattcTCTTAGTTAGAAATGATTTTAacaacattttttatatttatttatttaatacagGAAGATTGGGTATTATGTAGAGTATTTTACAAGAGTAGAGGAATTTCGTCTAGACCAATTACGAAGGATACATACAACAACTCCGATGTTGATTCCTCGCCGCCACCCTTGTCGGAAACCTACATAACATTTGATCAAAACCCTCTTCATGATGAAGGCTTTGAGCAGGTGCCCTGCTTCTCCAATTACCTTAAccataaccctaaccctagcccTAGCCCTAATCTCTCATATGATCCCATGCATGCAAAGATGATAAACTCCATTTTGAACCAACTCACAAAGTTAGATGGCAACTCCAAGAGGGACTTGGTCCCTTCCAATGTGACTCAATTGCCCATTGATAGCTCCTTGTGTGATGTTACTCTACTTCCAATTTGGAACCctttttaatgtattatttgTGCTTAATAAGtgatagctatatatatatatatatttgtgtgtgtgtatttttatatgtttaagtGAAGGGATGAAGAATTTGAATACTTGAATATGATGGGTTTGTTTGGATGATAAGTAGTTTTCAACTTTGCATTGTATGAAATTAATGTTGGATATTCAAATgagaaaatgatataaaaaaatctgtCTTTGCTTTCAATCACTTCCAAAGATTTTGAACCTTCAACTCAcattatatgattttatatcccttttattttgtcttttaatgtttttatattaatgcaATCTTTTCTAGCTCATCAACTTGATTCTCTCTCTCAttttatatctaaataaaaaataattaattctttctatatttatataaattaattaatgaatatgtTTAATGATTTGAACTCTCAATCTCCTGTTGAAATTTTTATATCCAAAGACAATTAAACAAACActgaaacttatatatatatatatatatatatatatatatatatatatatatatttgtatgtattaattatataatattttaggttttaattttatagaaGAAAAATCTCATTCTAGATATCCTAACATCAATGAAATCATAAATAAAGAttagttatattttttcatgtttggCAGCCCATCTTCcatcaaacaatatatatataaatatattaattataaataaatattattgaaatcCCACCTGCTGCTTTTATTAACCAATTAAACACATATTCTTGAAAGCAACTCATCACTAACCtccaacaataaaaactattcatTCACACATGCAAACACACATAAGACTTATATTTAAATTCCAATCCCATTCATTAATCATTTCAAATTGTAACAACACGCTCACTAATATCACATTTTAACTTAAACACATTAATGCAcacgtgcatgcatgcatgcatgcatgcaaaccCTAACAATAACCATAATCAACCACAAAATACATAAACATAAACCAAACGCATTACAATACACgcatatgtttttgtaatgtatgtatgtatgtatgtatgtatgtatgtatgtatgtatgtatgtatgtatgtgcaATTAACatgcatacaagagagttaatTTAACTAAGGGAGTATGACTTGAGGTTTGGAAGGATGAGCAATGTGAGCATTAATGGTGGAGAGCATGGTGAGGATGAGAAGGAGAAGAGCTCCGACGAAGGAGGCGGCGATGGCGAAGCCTCCATGAGTGCAAAAGCCGGAGAAATTGTTGCATATAGGGCTCCATCTTGCAGCCATGTTGCCATTCTTGCCAAGCTCTGCCATTGATGATGCTGAAGCAACTGCTCCATCAACTATAACTAATATCACCTACATCCAAAAGCCCAAAGGCCACATATTaatgttcacacacacacacacacacacacacacacacacacacacacacatacacatatattgCATGGCCCAAAATAAATGAAACCCTAATTAATCCCTCGTGTCCTTATACCATTTgagctgtatatatatataccttaacAAAGATGACCATgagtttttattgttaattattttaaattattttataaaaatgcttTGACATATAtgtatctctctctctctctctctctctctctacagTGCACGGCccaaataaataagtgaaaCCCTAATTAACCCCTAACCTTATGACATTggagaagtatatatatatatatacttacacacacacacacacaaccttATGACATTGGAGAAGTATATAGATATActtacacacacaaatataaacCTTAAAaaagataactatggattcTTATAgtcaattatttatattatttcataaaaatgcTTTAAAAGTTGTATTCTCTCGtgtatctttatatatatatatagtgcatGGCCTAGAAAATGAAACCCTAATTAATCCCTGCTGCTCTTATAACATTTGAGatgtatatacacacaaatatacacCTTAACAAAGATAACCGTATATGgggttttatatttaataattattctcTCATGTATCCTTGTAAGGTGTGTGACTGTAAGAATTACATAGtatatatctatttaaaatataaacttgttttataaatgatacaatatattaaaacatatttaaaaaaatataatttatatatttatatatgaacttttaaatatttagaaatgTATATTCATAGGGCATAAAAGACATTCCGCTTTAAAGAtactttacttattttttatccattagaaaattataatagttttattaattGGCTCATGATATAAgctaagttttttaaatatatgaaaaaattaagagagaataggtaattttttttacatgagtGCCTCGACCTTCCACTTGGAAAGGgtggtataaaaatatatatattggacaataatgttttttattgagtaaaaaaattataaaataaaaagaaaattaatagaTGAAGAGAAATAAGTTACCAAGTCCAAGAGATGCACTGTGATATCAAATCCCCTTCTTTTGGAGAAAAATCTCACTGAAAGCACTGAGAGATTATACAGACTCGCAATGCCATTTGCTATAACAAAGTATCTGCATCatttaacataattatatatatatataaagataaaaaaatcattttgaatcaaaacattaaaaattataatatatgtattagaattttcttttgattttatatcTATACAatggaataataattttttatttcactataataatatttatactaaaagaattattcacaaaaaaaactGAACTAGTGTTGATATCAACcagaggcttttttttttattattttaattaataaataattttatatataattcatctCCACTTTTCTTCAACCACactttataaaactttttttaaaggTAAGTGTGCTAATgccaaaattataaaactttttttaaaggTAAGTGTGCTAATGccaaaattactaaaattaatataataaaaaaaatttaatctaaaGTTTATAAAAACTCACTCTATATAATTATGAAAGACGTCAACATtactttgggaaaaaaaatcaaattacttGCAACAATTAATTATGAGAAGTATTGAATGTGAGTTGTTCATCACTTCACAAAACCATAAAATCAGACATGATTATAAAAGATGCATGATTactttttaactaatttttgaaagaaaaaaatttaatcacttggaacttttataaaattcaatcatctcattaattattttatttttatttttattttttgaaaaaaatggtaaGAAAAACAATTGcttagtattttttaatatttatctattttaatttttaataaaacttaggcttttttttaaaatctttttacttttaaaatgttaattaatatttgtCATCTTTTTTATGGTAATGATTTTAGGTAATGtgaatcattattattttattcactgTTCTTAATCAACAACCAACGTAGAATTTAAGTCTAAAAAGATAACATATTTTGCTATGTTAACgttttaaaattgttatatatatatatatatatataacttttaaaattcaaagttaaaaataagCGAGCTATCAAATATatagaagaaaacaaattatatttttctatgttAACATCTgaaaattgttttgatttataaaataagttataaaatcTAAACATAAGTAGAATTTCCAAATATGAACCCCACTGggatgaatgaaaaaaaagacaaaatataagcactatattgaatatttaaatatatatatataatatagcaaaatatatagaaaaaaaaagattatatttttgcattttaaacTCTCATAAatggttatatattttttttagcttttaaaGCAAGTACAAACCATGTTTCTCCTAcgaataaaaacaaacattaaagacaaattataaaattatactaAATATTTCGAAATATAAAGTCCAAAATAAACAATacagtaaaatgcaaataataataataataataataataataataataataataataataataataataataaaccttacaatttcttagtttttaaaataagtcatgaaaaacaaacacaatgtAAATTGCTAAATATAATCATGCTATTCGAAGACTAAAATCCGCGATAAAGACAAaaagattttcaaaatataatgttCCAAATAAACAatacactaaaaatatttttaaaaatcttaaacttacaaaaatatatactaaaataataataataataaaaaaaaatcttacatgAAGGCAGGAGTGTCTTGAAACTTAGCAGTGAGTGTTTGAGAGATGGAGGTGTTAGCCACAACAGCAACTACAATGCTCTTGCTCTCTTTATTCATTCCCATAACTAATGTTGCCACAATACATGCAATTAAAGCTGATATTCTTATTATCTCCTCTCCCTTTGCCATCCATgctttcatattattattattttcactatTATTCTCAGCacccatgtatatatatatatataaagagaaatattgagagaaagatgagggtgaggatgatgaggaggagaagGGCTTTTTAAAGGAGGGATTGAAGATGGTGTAAATTATAATAAGTGATAAGTTTATAAATGTAAATGGAGTTTTGTTCTTTGGTGGACACAACCAACCAACAAGAATTTTAATTTGAGTGACTGAATTTCTAAGAAATCATTTGATCTGGGAGGTGTTGTGTGGTTTTCTTGGGCTGAGGTTGAGAAGAAATTAGAAGGGGaaatagtaaaatatatattaaagcaggaaaagttttcttttatgtttccCCGAGCCTACGGCGTGACTGCACCCAATAAATCTGGTGCATTCGTGTCCGCACCATGCGCCTACGAGTTCAGAATTTCTAAGCTAATTTCCGAATCCAAACCCTGAAATTTACACCCCCCCTGCGCCTGCGCGTAAGAGAGCATAACCACTAAAGCAAGgttaaaggataatgaatagtactatatataaagtggatgaattccttgtagctaggcaatgtggtactaaacctttagtaggaatgttttgaaacaatatgGGCCTAAAGAATATGGGCCCTCTAACAAATTAACCATACAACTTTGAAATAAagaatttctttaatttaaatattacttttCAAACAACCCATGGTAATTTAAGTGATTTTGGTAATTTAAATATTACCAAAATTACTTTTCAATCTTTAATTTAAACATTCAAAACATAAGTACCTCGCTATTTGTTTTTGACGATGCATTGCACTCCACTGTGAGCTTCATTAAgaacttattattttaatatatatttttcacataCATGCAATAGCGCAAGTACAGATAAGCAGTGGCGGAACCAGGATTTACTAATAGGGGGgctaattcaatatatatatatatatacatctaaataagtatttattcgaaatgtaaataataaggtaataaaattttttattaaacaaccACACTTTGAATAcataattgggaaaaaaaacatacaatagcTATTTATGCATGCTTGAACTAGAACTGATGCCAGCGTTAGTGCTAGAAATGTGAGGCATGTGGGTCAGACTAAGAGGAGGTAACTGCATCCGCCGAGTTTGCATTTTCTGAAAACGTTGTAGAATCGCTTCATTGTCTATAGTTGCAAAAACCTCCCGCTCAATATAGACAACCAAGCTATCATTCATCCACTCGTCTCCCATTTTATTACGTAAGTCagttttcacaatattcatCGCTGAaaacaccctctcaacactagtcATGCCATGGCTGGTAAAAACCAATGCCAACTCGATAAAGGCGATAAATtagtggaaaaaaataatatgtttactgTCTCAACCATCTTCCTAGCAAAAACCTCCTAAGTccccaacatttataaaatctgGATCATGCCGCACATCATAAATAAAAGTAGCAAGTTGATCCTCAAGCATCATGCGTTCGATCATTGTGAAATCTTCGGGATAAAGTTACGCAAGGCGAAGTAGCTTATGGATGTTGAATTTGGAGAATGAGTCCCTTGGATCAAGGCATGACAGAAGAAGAAGTAACTCTGTGCTAGTTTCTGGGAAGCGGTTTTGCATTTCTTGTGCAATCAAATCAATGACCTAACATTgccacaataataaaattacaaatatttctaagaaattaaattaatgagatttacAAATGAATATAAAGAATACTAACCTCGCAGAAAATTTCAACGCGGTAATGGTGAAAATGAGTAATGACTTGCCCTTCCCGTCTAGAACGACCACGGATTCGCATATGATCCTCCATATTAGGCACCGGGATAGAGTTTCCTTCACAAAAAGATCTAACTTGCTCCAAAAATGCCTCCCATCCTGTCTCCCTTAAGTCTTGAAGCTGAACCTTCTGACTTCAATCAAACGCATTAGCTTGAACAATATTTTTGATCATTTTTGTTGTAAGGCAAGTGATAACTCATTTGTTATTCCCAACAAACGCCTCATCAAATacatcacaaacacaaattgataattctccattttttcaatcaaacttgcCGCTATGCCTCTATTGTCATTAGAAGCACCATCATCATGCACATTTTGAAGGACATTTAACACTGAAGTCCACATTGAGATTAGCCGGAGAATGGTAGTGTAATGCGATCCCCAACGAGTATCACCCGGTCTTGCTAAACTGGATTCTTGATTTTGTCCTCTGCCACTGGCTATCTCTACCTTCTCTAATTGCTCAACCAACCTGTCATGGTGATGTTGCGAAGTTGGTCTTTCCTTTTTACAAGATGCCCCCTCGCGTTAACAATCATAGTAACATATTGGAAAAAAATCACTCACAATTCGATTGTCTTTAGCTACGACAACAATCACTAATTGGGTCGATGAGCAAAACAATGGATATACCTTgcatatggattttcttttaggaCAAGTGCCTTCAAACCGTTGAATTCTCCTCGCATATTTGAAGCCCCATCATATCCTTGTCCCCTCAGTCTTGAAAGAGATAACCTATGTTTAgcaaataaacaatcaatgGCATTCTTCAGTGAAATAGCTGATGTATCTGGCACATGAACCATAGCAAGAAACCTCTCTATCACATACCCATTCTTACTCACATAGCGCAAAAACAACTCCCATTTGCTCCTTTACTGACACATCCCGGGCTTCATCAATcataagagaaaaatacttATCTCCTATATCATCAACAATAGTACATGTAATCTACATTGCACAAGCATTTGCTAACTCCTTCGAATTTTTCGTGAAGTCATTTGATTATTCTTTGGAGCATTTTTGATTAACCACCCTAAAAAAACCTTTTTCATTCCATGAGCTATACCACTCGAGTAGCTCAAGGAAATTACCCTTGTTCAAGGAGCTCAAGGACTCATCATGTCCACGGAAAGGCAAACCTTGCTTCAATAGAAAATGCGTCACATCTAAAAGCAGTATGTTAAGCGAGTACGATATTCAACCTCCATCTCTTGTGAATGTGTAGCCAATTGGTGTGACACGCTATgcctttgatttttgaaaaactaCGAAATTGTACTCTTGCGTCATTATGCACACTGTTCACAACACCAACATGCTCTACAAATTTTTCTAAtgcttttttccaattattgaaCCCTTTTTTAGTAAATGCATCTTCTCTTATTCGATTTCCCCTACTAGGTGTGAAAAGGTAACACCAAAAACAATATGCTGAATCTTTTGTCACACTGTACTCCAACCATGGATATTGTTTAAACCATGCATCCTGAAAACTCCTCCTTTGTTTGCCGTACTCCTTTTGTGGAAAACTATGGCCAGT includes the following:
- the LOC120267872 gene encoding CASP-like protein 1B2, which produces MGAENNSENNNNMKAWMAKGEEIIRISALIACIVATLVMGMNKESKSIVVAVVANTSISQTLTAKFQDTPAFIYFVIANGIASLYNLSVLSVRFFSKRRGFDITVHLLDLVILVIVDGAVASASSMAELGKNGNMAARWSPICNNFSGFCTHGGFAIAASFVGALLLLILTMLSTINAHIAHPSKPQVILP
- the LOC120267378 gene encoding NAC domain-containing protein 21/22-like, with protein sequence MVEDRLPPGFRFHPRDDELICDYLSVKLSGDHRKLNSCFFPMMIDIDINKCEPWDLPGLRTNRATMSGYWKATGKDRMVSRNATVVGMRKTLVFYEGRAPKGKKTDWVMHEFRMEKPTFDIVPQAFSCKEDWVLCRVFYKSRGISSRPITKDTYNNSDVDSSPPPLSETYITFDQNPLHDEGFEQVPCFSNYLNHNPNPSPSPNLSYDPMHAKMINSILNQLTKLDGNSKRDLVPSNVTQLPIDSSLCDVTLLPIWNPF
- the LOC120267379 gene encoding uncharacterized protein LOC120267379, encoding MDKFLIKRPRSEESSNCPKAPPSSGSSEKNTDVNFNSNDIISDPGLRKPIEDFDIGIRDQQGLPFRGHDESLSSLNKGNFLELLEWYSSWNEKGDKYFSLMIDEARDVSVKEQMGVVFALYTSAISLKNAIDCLFAKHRLSLSRLRGQGYDGASNMRGEFNGLKALVLKENPYARLVEQLEKVEIASGRGQNQESSLARPGDTRWGSHYTTILRLISMWTSVLNVLQNVHDDGASNDNRGIAASLIEKMENYQFVFVIQKVQLQDLRETGWEAFLEQVRSFCEGNSIPVPNMEDHMRIRGRSRREGQVITHFHHYRVEIFCEVIDLIAQEMQNRFPETSTELLLLLSCLDPRDSFSKFNIHKLLRLA